CAACTAGATTTCTATTTTTACGTGTAAAGAATATATCACGTATTAATCCTTCGTATCCATGGAATGCAAACATGATTGGTTTATTAGTAGTAAATACTTTATCAAATTCTTCGTCACTAATTCCTCTTGGATCGATTTTTGGTGATCTAAGTTTTAGTAAATCAACAACATTCACATATCTTATTTTTAGATCTGGAAAGGCTTTATGCATAATTGAAATTGCTGCTAGTGATTCTAAATTTGATTCAACACCACAAGAAACGAAAACAATATCTGGCTCTTCATTTTTTGAAACGTTTGATGCTCAATCAATAACTTTATATCCCTTATTAACTAATTCTTCTGCTTCTTCAATACTAAAGAATTGTTCTCTAGGTTGTTTTGATGCAACAATTAGGTTAATTACATTTCTTTCCTTAAATGATTTATCCATTACTGCAAGTAAAGTATTGGTATCTCCAGGTAAATATTCACGTATTAATTCTGGACGTTTATCAGCTAAATGTCCTAAAATTCCAGGATCTTGGTGAGTATAACCATTATGGTCTTGTTGGAATGCATTTGATGTTGCGATGATATTTAATGAAGGATAATCTGCTCTTCATTTTAACTCTAATGATTTTTTAATTCATTTCATATGTTGGGTTAACATTGAATCTACTACTCTTAAAAATGATTCATAAGAAGCAAAAAATCCATGTCTTCCTGTTAATACATATCCTTCTAGAAATCCTTCAGCTTGATGTTCACTTAATTGTGAGTCAATAATTCTTCCTTCAGGACTAATTCATTCGTCATATTTTTGAATACTTTTTTCAAGTCATTGACGTTGTGTGACTTCAAATAAACTAAATAGTCTGTTTGATTTAGTTTCATCTGGTCCAAAAACTCTAAAATTATCTTGATTATCACGAATAATTTGAGCAGCGTATTTAGACATTTCTGCCATATCTTGAGCCTTGATTTCGCCAGGCTTTTTGATGTCTAAGGCATATTTTTTTCAATCAACTAATTTTAATAATTTTGAATTTATACCCCCATTTGTAACGGGATGAACTGCCATTCTTTTCAACCCTTTTGGCGCTATTTCTCTAATTTCACTAATAATTTTTCCATTTTCATCAAAAAGTTCGTGTGGTTTATATGACATTAATCATGCTTCAAGCGCATCAATTTTTTCCATTTTAAATGCTGAAACAGGAATTGGCACTTGGTGAGCTCTAAATGAACCCTCAACAGCTTCATTATTTCAGATCTTAGGTCCAGTTCAACCCTTTGGTGTTCTAACGATCATAACTGGTCAATTTGGTCTAGTAGCTTCTTTTGCTGAGTGTTTTCTAGCATTTTTTCTAATTTCTAGAATTTCCTCAATAGCTTGGTCCATAGCTTTTGCCATGATTTTGTGATTTTCTAGGTGATTATCACTTTCTTTGTGATTTACAAAAATTGGATTTCAACCAAGACCAACAAAATAAGATCTTAATTCCTCTTCTGATTTTCTAGCTAAAATTGTTGGATTAGAAATCTTTCCGCCATTTAAGTGAAGAATTGGTAATACTGCTCCATCATTTACTGGGTTAATAAATACATTTGAAAATCATCCGGCTGCTAGTGGTCCAGTTTCAGCTTCTCCATCTCCAATTACTGTTGCAGCAATGAGATCTGGATTATCTAAAATAGCTCCAGTTGCATGACTTAATGAATATCCAAGCTCTCCACCTTCGTGAATTGATCCAGGTGTTTCAGGAGCAGCGTGACTAGCTGTTCCGCCAGGAAATGAGAAACGTTTGAACATTTTCTTAAGTCCTAATTCATCTTCGGAAATTTCTGGGTATATTTCTGTATATGAACCGTCAAGATATGAGTTGGAAATCATAACTTGTCCACCGTGTCCAGGTCCTTCTATGTAAAACATTTCTAAATTATATTTATTGATGGCTCTATTTAAATGTGCATATATAAAGTTTTGTCCAGGAATTGTTCCTCAATGGCCAATTGGATATAATTTAATATCATCTTTTGTTAATTTTCTTTTTAGTAAAGGATTATCTCTTAGGTAAATTTGGGCAACGCTTAAAAAATTTGCTGCCCTAAATCATTTATCCACTTTTTCAAGGTATTTATCTTCATCAAAAATTGTTTTTTTCATACTTCTCCTTTAAAATTATAATTTTGGCATGTTATGTATAACAAGTTTTATTTTAATTTTACTAGATTTAGTAATTATTTTTCTATTTATGGCTTTTTTGTTTTTATTTAGTTTGTTAGATATGATTTTTAATCACATTTTTATAATATTTTGTCGAATTACAAATTATTTCAAATTAAAAAAACTACAAAAAAAATAATTTTGTTATAATTAACATGAAATTGTGACTTAGAACCACAAGGTTACGATATGCCGAGCTTAGTTGTTCATCTTGGTATTCGATAACTTGTGCGGAGTCGCTTCAATAAAATGAAGAAGGAGAACAAACTATGAAATTAGAAATTAAAATAAAAGCTTTTGATGCTCAGTTAGTAGATGACGCTGCTAAAAAAGTTGTGCTATTGGCTAAAGCCGAAAATGCAAAAATTAGTGGTCCAATTCCTCTACCAACACGTAAGGAAATTATTACTATTTTAAGATCTGTCCACGTTAATAAAAAATCTCGTGAACAATTTGAAAGTAGAACACATAAGCGTTTAATTATTTTATCAGAAGTATCTGATGCATTAGTTGACAAGGCAAAAAGATTAGAACTACCTGCCGGAGTTCAAATTAGCTTAAAATCTAATTAGTCAAATAATTAGACTTTGTTTTTATTTTTAAAAACATTTAAATTTTAAATCTCGAAAGGAAAAATATGAAAGGAATCTTAGGAAGAAAAGTTGGAATGACACAACTATTTACCGCTGATGGAAAATTAATTCCAGCAACAGTTATAGAAGTTAAACCAAATGTTGTTACTAAAGTTCTTACCTCAGAAAAAAATGGATATGTTGCAACTCAACTATCTGTTGAAGATAAGAAAAAATCACAAATTAAAAATCCTGAAATTAACTATTTCAAACAATCAAATACAACACCTAAGCGCTTCGTGAAAGAAATCCGTAATATGACCGGATATAACTTGGGTGACACTTTAGATACTTCTATTTTTGAAGCTGGTGACATTGTTGATGTTACTGCTATATCAAAAGGAAAAGGTTTCGCAGGTGCTATTAAAAGATGAAACCAACACATCGGACCTAAATCACATGGTGGTGGTGGTGGATCTCAACCTATAAGACAAACCGGTTCTATTGGAGATATCTCTGGAAATAGAGTTTGAAAAGGTATGACAATGCCTGGACATTTAGGAGCTGAACAAGTTACCGTTCAAAACCTAGAAGTTATAAAAGAAGACGCCGAAAACAACCTTTTAATTATTAAAGGTAGTGTACCAGGTGCTAAGGGTGCATTTCTAGTTATTAAAAATGCTAAGAAATCAGTTCAAAAAAGAAGCCCAATTTCATTGGTTAACTTAAAAGAAGCTTTAGCAAAAAATGAAATTTTCGAACATGCTAAGAAATACAATTTGGAATTAAATATGGAAATGTCATTGAAAGAAATGAAATTAGCTTTAGATGAAGCAATTGCTAAAGTTGAAAAATCAGAACCAGAAGGAGAAAAATAATGGCAAAAAAATCATTATTAGAAAAATACTATATCTCTGAAAAGTTTGATAAACAAAGAAATATTTCATTTAATTTCAAAAAAGCAAATAAGAAAATTTCAGGAAATTTCCCTAACTTTTTTGAAGCTGTTGAAGAATTCATTAGAGTTAGTGAAAAAACCAAAAATGACACTAGAGTATGATTCCACCGTGATGGTGCATACCGTGGATCAGTTAATATAGAAAAAGCTAAAATTATTGTTTCTAAAGTTACTCAATCTAAAGTTGAAAATACTAAAGCAATTGAATTTATCGAAAAAGAAAATCTTGTTGATAAAGCGTTGCCTAAAAAGGTTTCTATTGTTACTAAAAAAACTAATAGTAAAAGAAAATTCAATTTTAGTACAGCAAATTTACCAAAATCAGTATTCGGATTAGAAAAAATTTATAACCAAGCAATATTCGACGCTATTTTATCAGAAAGAGGAGCAAAAAGACTAGCAACTCATAAAGTTAAGAATCGTGGAGAAGTTAGCGGTACTGGTAAAAAACCTTGAGATCAAAAACACACTGGTAGAGCTCGTAGTGGTTCTCTAAGATCACCTATTTTTGTTGGTGGTGGTAGAGCATTCGGACCAACAGTTGAAAGAAATTATGATCTAAAAATTAATAAAAAAGCTAGAAGAAATGCGTTATTTTCAGCACTATCATTGTTAGCTAAAGATAAAGCCGTTCTTGTTAAAGATTTACAATTAGACAAAATTTCTACTAGATCATTATTAATTGAATTGGCAAAAGATGATTTAGCTAATTTAAATAATATATTAATTGTATCTTCAAATGAAACAGTATTTATGTCAGCAAGAAATTTACCAAATGTTAAGGTTTCTAAAGTTTCAAGTTTATCAATTGAATCATTATTAGCTGCTGATGTACTTGTAATTGGATTAGAAGAAATTAAATTCTTAGAAGGGATGGCAAAATAATGAACGTAAATGAAGTTATTAAGTATCCAGTTTTAACAGAAAAATCTGAAATTTCTCGTTCAGGTCAAAATGTTTATACTTTTGTTGTTGACAAACGTACAAACAAAATTGAAGTTAAAAAAGCAGTTGAATTTATTTTTGATGTTAAGGTTTTAAAAGTTAATATTATTAACTATGATAAAAAACCAGCAAAATTAGGAAGATTTGCCGGTTTTAAAAATGCGGTTAAAAAAGCAATCGTTTATTTAGATGAAAAATCAAAAATAATTTTATTTGCTGATGAGGCTAAGGAAGATAAAAAATCAAGTGATCCTAAACCAGATAAAAAAGTTGAAAAAAGCTTATCTGCAGCAGAATTAAAAGCAGCAGAAAAAATTAAGAAAGCTGAATCTTCGAAAAAAATGTCAAAATCAGAAGCTGCAGTAGAAAATGAAGAATCACAATCTAAACCAAAATCTGAAGCAAAAAAAGCTGATAAATAATACATTAAAATGATAACTGCATATTAATATAGTTATCTCATTGCAAAAAAGCAAAATAAGAAAAGTAATTAATTTTGATTGATTATAAAATTAATTTAAATGAAAATTATAGTTCTTAAAAGAAAAAAAATATTTTTAAGAAAGAGAGAAAAATATGGCTATTAAGAAATTTAAAGCTTATACAAATGGACGCCGTAATATGTCTTCTCTTGATTATCAAGCAAATTTAACAGGTCATGCACCAGAAAAATCATTGCTTGTTACTCTTCCATCTCGTTCAGGAAGAAATAATCAAGGAAAAATTACTACTCGTCATCATGGTGGTAGATTAAAAAGATTTTATCGTATCATAGATTTCAAAAGAAATAAAGACGGAATCTTAGGTAAGGTAAAAACTATTGAATATGATCCAAATAGATCAGCAAATATTTCATTAGTTGTTTACGCCGATGGTGAAAAAAGATATATCATAAGCCCTAAAGGAATAAAAGTTGGACAAACCGTTATTTCTGGAGAAGCAGTTGATATCCAAATCGGAAACCACATGGCATTAAAAGATATGCCTGAAGGTACACTAGTTCACAATATTGAATTACAACCAAAACAAGGTGGAATTGTTGCCAGATCAGCTGGAAGTTCAGCTCAAATTCTAGGTAAAGATGAAACTGGTAGATATGTAATTTTAAAATTAAAATCAGGTGAAGTTAGAAAATTCCTAGGAATCTGTCGTGCAACAATTGGTGAAGTTGGAAACGAAGAACATTCACTTGTAAATATAGGTAAAGCAGGAAGAAACAGATTAAGAGGTATTAGACCGACTGTTAGAGGTTCTGCTATGAACCCAAATGATCACCCACATGGTGGTGGTGAAGGACATCAACCTATTGGTAGAAAAAGTCCTATGACACCATGAGGTAAAAAGGCACTTGGAGTTAAAACAAGAGCAACCAAAAAAGCATCAAATCAATTTATTATTAGAAGAAGAAAGGAAAGTAAATAATGGCACGTTCATTAAAAAAAGAACCATTTGTGGATGACCACTTAATGAAAAAAGTTGTTGCTATTTTAGACAATAAGGCACCAAAACGTCCAATTAAAACATGATCAAGACGTTCAACAATCTATCCTGATTTCATTGGATTAACATTCCAAGTTCACAATGGTCATGCTTTCATTGATGTGTTTGTAACAAATGATATGGTAGGACATAAATTAGGTGAATTCGCACCTACAAGAACATTTAATGGCCATGGCGCAGATAAAGGAAAGAAATAATATGAATAATGATATTTTTAATAAAACTGTTCATGCGTCAGTTAAAATGCAAAGAATTAGCCCAAGAAAAGCTAGATTAGTTGCAGATTTAATTCGTTATAAATCAGTTAATAATGCCCTTACTATTCTTAAAAACACAAATAAAAAAGCAACTGAAATTATTATAAAACTTTTAAATTCTGCAATTGCTAACGCAACTAATAATGCAGGGCTTGATGCTACTAAATTGTATGTCTCAAAAATTCTTGTTAATGATGGACCTACATTAAAAAGATTCCAACCTCACTCAAGAGGTAGAGCATACCCTATTTTAAAGAGAACTAGTCATTTTTATATTGAAGTAACTGAATTTTCAAATGAAATGAATGAATTAATGAATAAAGGAGATAAATAATGGGTCAAAAAGTCAATCCAAATGGATTTCGTTACGGAATTACAAAAAATCTTAATTCAACATGATATTCTGATAAAAAAGACTTTGCTACCTTTTTATTAGAAGATCAAAAAATCTATAATTTCTTTGATAAAAAAGTTCGTGAATATTTAATTGGACAAGTTCAAATTAGAAGAGATCAACAAGGTCATACAATCGTTTTGGTTTATACTGCTAAACCAGCCGCTTTTTTAGGAACAAATGGTGAAAATGTTAAAAATTTAACACAACAACTAAAGAAAGTTCTAAAAAACAAAAAAGCTAATATAACAATTAATGTTTTAGAAGTTAAAAATGCTGATTTA
The sequence above is a segment of the [Mycoplasma] phocae genome. Coding sequences within it:
- a CDS encoding phosphoketolase family protein, which produces MKKTIFDEDKYLEKVDKWFRAANFLSVAQIYLRDNPLLKRKLTKDDIKLYPIGHWGTIPGQNFIYAHLNRAINKYNLEMFYIEGPGHGGQVMISNSYLDGSYTEIYPEISEDELGLKKMFKRFSFPGGTASHAAPETPGSIHEGGELGYSLSHATGAILDNPDLIAATVIGDGEAETGPLAAGWFSNVFINPVNDGAVLPILHLNGGKISNPTILARKSEEELRSYFVGLGWNPIFVNHKESDNHLENHKIMAKAMDQAIEEILEIRKNARKHSAKEATRPNWPVMIVRTPKGWTGPKIWNNEAVEGSFRAHQVPIPVSAFKMEKIDALEAWLMSYKPHELFDENGKIISEIREIAPKGLKRMAVHPVTNGGINSKLLKLVDWKKYALDIKKPGEIKAQDMAEMSKYAAQIIRDNQDNFRVFGPDETKSNRLFSLFEVTQRQWLEKSIQKYDEWISPEGRIIDSQLSEHQAEGFLEGYVLTGRHGFFASYESFLRVVDSMLTQHMKWIKKSLELKWRADYPSLNIIATSNAFQQDHNGYTHQDPGILGHLADKRPELIREYLPGDTNTLLAVMDKSFKERNVINLIVASKQPREQFFSIEEAEELVNKGYKVIDWASNVSKNEEPDIVFVSCGVESNLESLAAISIMHKAFPDLKIRYVNVVDLLKLRSPKIDPRGISDEEFDKVFTTNKPIMFAFHGYEGLIRDIFFTRKNRNLVVHGYRENGDITTSFDIRQLSDMDRFHISIDAAKMVYGEKAKSFVQEIEKKIVDHKEYIRKYGYDMPEIIEWKWENINK
- the rpsJ gene encoding 30S ribosomal protein S10; its protein translation is MKLEIKIKAFDAQLVDDAAKKVVLLAKAENAKISGPIPLPTRKEIITILRSVHVNKKSREQFESRTHKRLIILSEVSDALVDKAKRLELPAGVQISLKSN
- the rplC gene encoding 50S ribosomal protein L3; its protein translation is MKGILGRKVGMTQLFTADGKLIPATVIEVKPNVVTKVLTSEKNGYVATQLSVEDKKKSQIKNPEINYFKQSNTTPKRFVKEIRNMTGYNLGDTLDTSIFEAGDIVDVTAISKGKGFAGAIKRWNQHIGPKSHGGGGGSQPIRQTGSIGDISGNRVWKGMTMPGHLGAEQVTVQNLEVIKEDAENNLLIIKGSVPGAKGAFLVIKNAKKSVQKRSPISLVNLKEALAKNEIFEHAKKYNLELNMEMSLKEMKLALDEAIAKVEKSEPEGEK
- the rplD gene encoding 50S ribosomal protein L4 yields the protein MAKKSLLEKYYISEKFDKQRNISFNFKKANKKISGNFPNFFEAVEEFIRVSEKTKNDTRVWFHRDGAYRGSVNIEKAKIIVSKVTQSKVENTKAIEFIEKENLVDKALPKKVSIVTKKTNSKRKFNFSTANLPKSVFGLEKIYNQAIFDAILSERGAKRLATHKVKNRGEVSGTGKKPWDQKHTGRARSGSLRSPIFVGGGRAFGPTVERNYDLKINKKARRNALFSALSLLAKDKAVLVKDLQLDKISTRSLLIELAKDDLANLNNILIVSSNETVFMSARNLPNVKVSKVSSLSIESLLAADVLVIGLEEIKFLEGMAK
- the rplW gene encoding 50S ribosomal protein L23 — protein: MNVNEVIKYPVLTEKSEISRSGQNVYTFVVDKRTNKIEVKKAVEFIFDVKVLKVNIINYDKKPAKLGRFAGFKNAVKKAIVYLDEKSKIILFADEAKEDKKSSDPKPDKKVEKSLSAAELKAAEKIKKAESSKKMSKSEAAVENEESQSKPKSEAKKADK
- the rplB gene encoding 50S ribosomal protein L2 — protein: MAIKKFKAYTNGRRNMSSLDYQANLTGHAPEKSLLVTLPSRSGRNNQGKITTRHHGGRLKRFYRIIDFKRNKDGILGKVKTIEYDPNRSANISLVVYADGEKRYIISPKGIKVGQTVISGEAVDIQIGNHMALKDMPEGTLVHNIELQPKQGGIVARSAGSSAQILGKDETGRYVILKLKSGEVRKFLGICRATIGEVGNEEHSLVNIGKAGRNRLRGIRPTVRGSAMNPNDHPHGGGEGHQPIGRKSPMTPWGKKALGVKTRATKKASNQFIIRRRKESK
- the rpsS gene encoding 30S ribosomal protein S19; this encodes MARSLKKEPFVDDHLMKKVVAILDNKAPKRPIKTWSRRSTIYPDFIGLTFQVHNGHAFIDVFVTNDMVGHKLGEFAPTRTFNGHGADKGKK
- the rplV gene encoding 50S ribosomal protein L22; translated protein: MNNDIFNKTVHASVKMQRISPRKARLVADLIRYKSVNNALTILKNTNKKATEIIIKLLNSAIANATNNAGLDATKLYVSKILVNDGPTLKRFQPHSRGRAYPILKRTSHFYIEVTEFSNEMNELMNKGDK